A window from Drosophila nasuta strain 15112-1781.00 chromosome 3, ASM2355853v1, whole genome shotgun sequence encodes these proteins:
- the LOC132789177 gene encoding biogenesis of lysosome-related organelles complex 1 subunit 2 — protein sequence MDNEQPTTSANAAQAQNQTKDQDHNPMLDSPMRGPTLSTSTSSFEALAHAHDPNLSKLATKMFQKTEDYISHELNAPLEDYKLLEEMNRATIGKYKDMRQIAENLNVGTSELCGKFQQLAPLMQQIDEISDTVDKLEAAAYKLDAYSIALENRVKCVLQRKSHAGH from the coding sequence ATGGATAAcgagcagccaacaacaagcGCTAATGCAGCCCAGGCCCAGAACCAGACCAAGGATCAGGACCACAATCCCATGCTGGACTCCCCGATGCGTGGCCCCACACTGTCTACCTCGACGTCCAGCTTCGAAGCCTTGGCACACGCCCATGATCCAAATCTCAGCAAGTTGGCCACAAAGATGTTCCAGAAGACTGAAGACTATATATCACACGAACTGAATGCGCCATTGGAGGACTATAAATTGCTTGAGGAGATGAATAGAGCCACTATTGGTAAATACAAGGATATGCGACAGATAGCTGAAAATCTCAATGTGGGCACTAGCGAGCTGTGCGGCAAGTTCCAACAGTTGGCACCGCTAATGCAGCAAATCGATGAAATCTCCGATACGGTAGACAAGCTGGAGGCGGCTGCCTACAAATTGGACGCTTATAGCATAGCACTGGAGAATAGGGTCAAGTGTGTATTACAGCGAAAGTCGCACGCAGGACATTAA
- the LOC132789172 gene encoding proton-coupled amino acid transporter-like protein CG1139 has product MSKNGHNNPAFVSDHVDNIKQQSANKYSLELAEKGSSKAAKDPDYNPYEHRKVPHPTTNWETLFHLLKGSLGTGILAMPNAFRNSGYLTGSIGTIVIGIICTYCIHQLVKAEYELCRRKRVPSMNYPAVAESALYEGPGFFKCCAPYIGTVVNVFLLIYQLGTCCVYVVFVASNIKSIVDAVYDTNMDVRLCMIIILVPLILINWVRQLKYLAPFSTLANLITMVSFAIICYYIFREPISTEGKDAVGKIENFPLFFGTVLFALEAIGVILPLENEMKTPHKFGGSCGVLNVSMVWIVFLYVGMGLFGYLNYGADVLGSITLNLPQHEIPAQIVKGMLAFAIYITHGLACYVAIDITWNDYVGKKLGPQRNKLFWEYAVRTGLVLITFLLAVAIPNLELFISLFGALCLSALGLAFPALIQICTHWYNTSGLSKAWLLLSNFVLIIVGILGLIIGTYTSLKEIVLTFTE; this is encoded by the exons ATGAGTAAAAATGGACACAACAATCCGGCGTTTGTCAGCGATCATGTGGACAACATCAAGCAGCAGAGCGCCAATAAATATTCGCTTGAGTTGGCGGAAAAAGGTTCCAGCAAGGCGGCCAAGGATCCCGACTACAATCCTTACGAACATCGCAAAGTTCCGCATCCCACAAC CAACTGGGAAACACTTTTCCATTTGCTGAAGGGATCGCTGGGCACTGGTATCCTGGCCATGCCAAATGCCTTCCGCAATTCTGGCTACTTAACTGGATCCATAGGCACCATTGTGATTGGCATCATCTGCACCTACTGCATACATCAATTGGTTAAGGCAGAGTATGAATTGTGTCGTCGCAAGCGA GTACCCAGCATGAACTATCCCGCTGTTGCGGAGTCAGCACTCTACGAGGGTCCGGGCTTCTTCAAGTGTTGTGCTCCCTACATTGGCACTGTGGTGAATGTCTTTCTGCTCATCTATCAACTGGGCACATGCTGTGTCTATGTCGTCTTCGTGGCGTCCAACATCAAGTCCATTGTGGATGCAGTGTATGACACAAATATGGATGTGCGTCTCTGCATGATCATCATCTTGGTGCCTTTGATACTCATCAACTGGGTGCGTCAACTCAAGTATCTGGCTCCCTTCTCCACGCTGGCCAATCTCATAACCATGGTCTCCTTTGCCATCATCTGCTACTACATATTCCGTGAACCCATCTCCACAGAGGGCAAGGATGCTGTTGGCAAGATCGAGAACTTCCCATTGTTCTTTGGCACTGTGCTGTTCGCCTTGGAGGCCATTGGTGTCATTCTGCCGCTGGAGAATGAGATGAAGACGCCACACAAGTTTGGCGGTTCTTGTGGCGTGCTCAATGTGTCCATGGTGTGGATTGTGTTCCTCTATGTGGGCATGGGTCTGTTTGGCTACCTCAACTATGGCGCCGACGTCTTGGGTTCCATCACCCTGAATCTGCCACAGCACGAAAT TCCAGCACAGATCGTGAAGGGCatgctggcttttgccatcTACATCACTCACGGTTTGGCCTGCTACGTGGCCATTGACATCACCTGGAACGATTATGTGGGCAAGAAGCTGGGCCCACAACGCAACAAGCTGTTCTGGGAGTACGCTGTGCGCACCGGATTGGTGCTCATCACTT TTCTGCTGGCTGTTGCTATTCCCAATCTGGAGCTGTTCATTTCACTGTTTGGTGCTCTCTGTTTATCCGCTCTGGGTTTGGCTTTCCCAGCTCTGATTCAGATCTGCACGCATTGGTATAACACGAGTGGCTTAAGCAAGGCCTGGTTGCTGTTGA GCAACTTCGTGCTGATTATTGTGGGAATTCTTGGCCTGATAATCGGCACTTATACTTCTCTGAAGGAGATCGTCCTCACATTCACCGAATAA
- the LOC132789174 gene encoding uncharacterized protein LOC132789174, translating to MSLQNKEQKLKHLFDGGAWNVYAPDILNLGVGAPGTDLLEPCCDLFQQASAHCLNREKDENQSLIFQYGPTSGTFEVRHQLAQYFTQMYASPVNSEDLIITTGATQGLHFVLSTLIDFNGFIFVDEFTYMIALDSMKHFTTLQIVPLKLNDDGVDLKDLEAKVSQRRFKSNSKEFWAMYYTIPTYHNPTGILFSPDVCRGIVKLARKFDFLVLCDDVYNILNYVEKPLHSRLLSYDARTDEDFAGNVISNGSFSKIIGPGVRLGWLEVPPRLKPQLDRSGIIMSGGCFNNYTAGIVASLFELQLAQTHIASVYEAYKERMLATTAILKAELPEGCQFSAPRGGYFIWIRLPGERDAGEFMEYTLKHEKITFIAGPRFAIEEGKGKQYFRISIAFHSKEKLEDGAKRLCSALKSFMAITADVKL from the exons ATGTCACTGCAAAATAAAGAACAGAAACTCAAGCATCTCTTCGATGGCGGCGCTTGGAATGTCTATGCACCGGATATATTAAATCTTGGCGTGGGCGCCCCAGGTACAGATTTATTGGAGCCCTGTTGCGATCTATTTCAACAGGCATCGGCGCATTGCCTG AATCGAGAGAAGGACGAGAATCAGTCGTTGATCTTTCAGTATGGACCAACGAGCGGCACCTTCGAAGTGCGCCATCAACTTGCGCAATACTTTACCCAAATGTACGCTAGTCCCGTCAACAG TGAGGACTTGATAATCACAACAGGCGCAACGCAGGGCTTGCATTTTGTGCTCTCCACGTTAATTGACTTCAATGGCTTCATCTTTGTGGATGAATTCACTTATATGATTGCCTTGGATAGCATGAAACACTTTACGACCCTACAGATTGTGCCTCTTAAACTTAACGACGATGGAGTTGATCTCAAAGATCTTGAGGCGAAAGTAAGCCAAAGGCGCTTTAAATCAAACAGTAAAGAGTTCTGGGCCATGTACTATACAATTCCCACATATCACAATCCTACGGGCATTTTGTTCTCGCCAG ATGTTTGTCGTGGCATTGTGAAGCTGGCGCGCAAGTTTGATTTCCTGGTGCTGTGCGATGATGTCTATAACATACTCAACTATGTAGAGAAGCCATTGCATTCACGTCTTCTTTCCTACGATGCACGTACGGATGAGGATTTCGCTGGTAATGTCATCTCCAATGGCAGCTTTTCGAAGATTATTGGTCCAGGAGTGCGTTTGGGTTGGTTGGAAGTGCCGCCTAGATTAAAGCCGCAGCTCGACAGAAGTGGAATCATTATGAGTGGTGGCTGCTTCAACAACTACACAGCTGGCATTGTGGCCAGTCTCTTTGAGCTGCAATTGGCCCAAACGCATATAGCAAGTGTCTATGAGGCATACAAGGAGAGAATGTTAGCCACGACAGCGATACTTAAGGCTGAGTTACCTGAAGGTTGTCAATTCTCAGCCCCACGCGGAGGTTACTTTATTTGGATAAGATTACCGGGAGAACGCGATGCTGGCGAGTTTATGGAATACACTTTAAAGCACGAGAAGATTACATTTATAGCAGGCCCACGTTTTGCTATAGAAGAGGGTAAAGGTAAGCAATATTTTCGTATATCGATAGCCTTCCATTCCAAGGAGAAACTGGAGGATGGAGCAAAACGATTGTGTTCAGCTCTAAAGAGCTTTATGGCAATTACCGCCGACGTCAAACTTTGA
- the LOC132789434 gene encoding uncharacterized protein LOC132789434, producing MSATKKAKRGVKRSNDGDLVTSTAPPPAKKRMVVTPWRDTEEFGLVYDWLFGNVTTPEDIRKALSQMRIWNLRRGSLCPASVLATAVLVHAQLEDKLGNVNIQTTYASAFTRFFNFMSSIMQSYNMSSMYETARQLGLPSFIVDLRHLCAHGQELPPTAILRNTAQHCMKWLHEFYWQPQQVTMKDLDAPKLQRKDKLKFEMKLKSLLGIFDVALECQLKGAQKLKEVRKLKSSAEFNKLRIFCSKHNVKTSSEVLDKVINQLGVVIKQHNTAMKDLLDIYMASVLKMKYFLGAGICHSKDDQEDEVIQATQELFRLLAVQGYILNIFVAFVYLAENPNADTESRQGASYWATKMLQTFGMLGRMKRMYSEEVEINPTTTKSVDFSMYNNPKMTKIMRTLLTHSGVDPTLTLIFGDCPKKPCSWVFEQDFLLNRIGHLSLHSAPILKGLIPLVDPPFSKEQTNDMLTLCEMTIKKCNGETKDETNDKQQNGQKLDHSKPKTFGLWTLDEDKRWSTCALGVVPLDSASD from the exons ATGTCTGCGACTAAGAAAGCAAAACGCGGCGTGAAACGCTCTAATGACGGTGATCTGGTCACATCAACAGCTCCGCCGCCGGCCAAGAAGCGAATGGTGGTCACACCTTGGCGCGACAC TGAAGAGTTTGGCTTGGTATACGATTGGTTGTTTGGCAACGTGACAACGCCAGAAGATATTCGGAAGGCGCTCAGCCAGATGCGCATCTGGAACTTGCGGCGCGGCAGCCTCTGCCCCGCCTCGGTGCTTGCCACTGCTGTCCTGGTGCATGCACAACTAGAAGACAAGCTGGGCAATGTTAACATTCAGACAACTTATGCCAGTGCTTTTACTCGCTTCTTTAACTTCATGTCCTCCATCATGCAAAGCTATAACATGAGCAGCATGTATGAGACAGCTCGTCAACTGGGCCTGCCCTCGTTCATTGTGGACTTGCGACATCTTTGCGCCCATGGACAAGAGCTGCCGCCTACTGCGATCTTACGGAATACAGCACAACATTGCATGAAATGGCTGCATGAGTTTTACTGGCAGCCACAGCAGGTAACGATGAAGGATCTCGATGCACCAAAGTTGCAGCGCAAGGATAAGCTGAAGTTCGAGATGAAACTGAAAAGTCTCTTGGGTATCTTCGACGTGGCCCTGGAATGCCAATTGAAAGGAGCTCAGAAGCTGAAGGAAGTgcgcaaattgaaaagcagTGCAGAGTTTAACAAGTTGCGCATATTCTGCTCCAAACACAATGTAAAAACCTCATCTGAAGTTCTCGATAAGGTGATAAACCAACTGGGTGTTGTAATCAAGCAGCATAACACAGCCATGAAGGATCTGCTAGACATATATATGGCCAGTGTGCTCAAGATGAAGTATTTCCTGGGCGCAGGAATCTGTCACAGCAAGGATGATCAGGAGGATGAAGTTATTCAGGCTACCCAGGAGCTGTTTCGTCTGTTAGCTGTGCAgggttatattttgaatatcttTGTAGCCTTTGTGTATCTGGCTGAAAATCCAAATGCGGATACGGAGAGTCGTCAAGGTGCCAGCTATTGGGCCACAAAAATGCTACAGACCTTTGGCATGCTTGGCCGCATGAAGCGCATGTATTCCGAGGAAGTGGAGATT AATCCAACGACGACAAAGTCGGTAGACTTTTCGATGTACAACAATCCAAAGATGACGAAAATAATGCGAACTCTGCTCACTCATTCGGGTGTAGACCCAACTCTTACCTTAATCTTTGGCGATTGTCCCAAGAAGCCGTGTTCCTGGGTATTTGAGCAAGACTTCCTTCTGAACAGAATTGGTCACCTAAGCTTACACTCGGCCCCCATTTTGAAGGG tttaATACCGCTTGTAGACCCGCCATTCAGTAAGGAACAGACAAATGACATGCTTACATTATGCGAAAtgacaattaaaaaatgtaatggAGAAACAAAGGACGAAACTAACGATAAGCAACAAAATGGGCAAAAATTGGATCATTCTAAGCCCAAGACTTTTGGCCTCTGGACTTTGGATGAAg ACAAACGTTGGTCAACTTGTGCCTTAGGAGTTGTGCCCCTCGATTCTGCATCGGATTAG
- the LOC132789175 gene encoding nudC domain-containing protein 3, with protein sequence MEFQRSDAMLMEILQERKTITGFLDAVFGFLKRNTDFYHTKKDATDKVGFPKGMRDQILYGAMQRYDPDCLLQTMTAESSIDDSGINAPPAINEVTVETEEQEVDTRPTPKAKSRRGFEPADHKNGAVFEHHCWSQTLKDVELHIQLPENLQAAKQLNIEIKAQQIKVCSKMGPQQLILEGTLSQRIRYNDAVWSIEGGQLLICCDKAKERWWDRLFEDDDEIDIKKLDTERYIDELPEDSQQVIEKLRVQQIAADQQQKQALASIDPEQSKTMERLKKAWDAEGSPFKGQPFDPSMVRMS encoded by the exons atggAATTTCAAAGAAGCGATGCTATGTTAATGGAAATATTGCAAGAACGTAAAACTATAACTGGATTTCTGGACGCAGTTTTTGGTTTCCTGAAGCGCAA CACAGATTTTTATCACACGAAAAAAGATGCAACCGACAAAGTTGGCTTTCCGAAGGGAATGCGGGATCAAATCCTGTACGGTGCCATGCAGCGCTACGATCCCGACTGCTTGCTGCAAACGATGACCGCGGAGAGCAGCATTGATGACAGCGGCATCAATGCACCGCCGGCAATAAACGAAGTCACAGTGGAGACGGAAGAGCAGGAAGTGGATACTCGACCAACGCCAAAGGCCAAGAGCAGACGAGGATTTGAGCCTGCTGACCATAAGAATGGTGCCGTCTTTGAGCATCATTGCTGGTCACAAACCCTCAAGGATGTAGAGCTGCACATCCAGTTGCCTGAGAATCTGCAAGCTGCCAAGCAGCTGAACATCGAGATCAAGGCACAACAGATTAAAGTGTGCAGCAAGATGGGACCACAGCAGCTGATACTCGAGGGAACACTGAGTCAGCGCATCAGGTACAACGATGCCGTGTGGTCCATCGAAGGTGGTCAGCTGCTCATCTGTTGTG aCAAGGCAAAGGAGCGTTGGTGGGATCGGCTCTTTGAGGACGACGATGAGATCGACATCAAGAAACTGGACACTGAGCGTTACATCGACGAGTTGCCCGAGGATTCGCAGCAAGTCATCGAGAAGTTGCGCGTGCAACAAATAGCAGCGGatcagcagcaaaagcaggcTTTAGCCTCCATAGATCCCGAGCAGAGCAAGACTATGGAGCGTCTGAAGAAGGCTTGGGATGCCGAGGGTTCACCATTTAAAGGACAACCCTTTGATCCATCAATGGTGCGCATGAGTTAG
- the LOC132789178 gene encoding immediate early response 3-interacting protein 1, which yields MFTLWTLIEASLLCLNAVCILHEERFLAKFGWGRQAGQQDFGAPSAKDQLLNLIRSIRTVAKIPLIFLNIVAIIFKLLLG from the exons ATGTTTACACTGTGGACACTGATTGAAGCCTCGCTGCTCTGCTTAAATGCCGTGTGCATCCTACATGAAGAACGTTTCTTGGCCAAAT TTGGTTGGGGCAGACAAGCGGGTCAACAAGACTTTGGAGCTCCCAGTGCAAAAGATCAGCTGCTGAACCTAATTCGCTCTATTCGCACAGTTGCCAAGA TTCCGCTGATATTTCTTAATATAGTTGcgattatatttaaattgttactCGGGTAA
- the LOC132789176 gene encoding LOW QUALITY PROTEIN: nurim homolog (The sequence of the model RefSeq protein was modified relative to this genomic sequence to represent the inferred CDS: deleted 1 base in 1 codon), whose product MANIAKLFLLLCSIATISYTFYVFGRFTSFLSTPRSISKAHTWIFNLLDNKSRLETAYGPIVLDTLYIIGFIFQHSFLKSAFVKNLLRKLGLATAERTIYALTSSLCLHYLVTNWLPAPSIVLWQFDVDESPALWWTFLIFHAICWLVIFGGCAMMDLQDLLGIKQAYYSLHNYSLPSAYKSPELHQLYSHVRHPSFVGFTLILFVTNVMSVDRLLLAVLLTSYMFVAWSTDQKDVLYQKVQLERKKRQLKAF is encoded by the exons atggcaaacattGCAAAACTATTCTTGCTGCTGTGCTCCATAGCCACCATCAGCTACACGTTCTACGTGTTTGGACGCTTCACATCCTTCCTCTCCACACCGCGCTCCATTTCAAAGGCACACACCTGGATCTTTAATTTACTCGACAATAAATCGCGTTTGGAGACCGCATATGGACCTATTGTACTTGATACACTCTACATTATTGGCTTCATCTTTCAGCACAGCTTCCTTAAGTCAGCCTTTGTGAAGAATCTCCTACGCAAACTGGGCTTGGCCACTGCAGAGAGAACTATTTACGCTCTGACGTCATCGCTGTGTTTACAT TATCTAGTCACGAACTGGCTGCCAGCC CCCTCCATAGTACTTTGGCAGTTCGATGTCGATGAATCCCCAGCTCTTTGGTGGACTTTCCTCATTTTCCATGCCATCTGCTGGCTCGTCATTTTTGGTGGCTGTGCCATGATGGACTTGCAGGATTTGCTGGGCATCAAGCAGGCGTACTACAGTCTACACAACTACTCACTGCCGTCTGCATACAAGTCACCTGAGCTGCATCAGCTGTATTCACATGTGCGTCATCCATCCTTCGTGGGCTTCACTTTGATTCTCTTCGTAACAAATGTGATGAGCGTAGATCGGCTGCTGCTCGCTGTGCTGCTCACCAGTTATATGTTTGTAGCCTGGTCTACCGATCAGAAGGACGTCCTTTACCAGAAAGTGCAGCTGGAGCGCAAGAAGCGCCAGTTGAAGGCGTTCTAA
- the LOC132789433 gene encoding protein suppressor of underreplication gives MYHLVSEQTAELRLSDNVLIGNQTTQYLKPFQLEAVRFLYDRFSKQEFCIFNDESGLGKTASIAAFLSGLNTSKKTLVVLQNDDHLLAGWQFHLGVLTDLSVCVVKDVNDSTESAHSVYLSKWSILRSIGDLSKLKFDYIIVDHRGFTLNNSFCSSMLLKHYEGKVNIVISSVDITSDVKLLYNVLRLGGCLEHQYKTIQAFERKFHLPDVKEVLSKRVDLEEYYKQRGVLGEYIKDYRLRRYRHQFESYLPLVTEEQYKINLSRWLGENNSNSTISQTTLESSSEPLSTGNTDEISECLRNMKREPELTGGNDNAEILSECSDEVVAMEPLFLQLSESEVEEVSKDRAETIGDECRSPFIDVVTVSSDDCEIISLSNTPPPHQPTRSPATRKKRKFTKRLQQAENIELTESETEEASPSSSNRKSLNVRLCRVMLPQKKHQETESAEPRKAPLRKPASKKTDEEMTKKPSNEMTTSKSTGVSQSESDKASTSKSKEEQQKTPMKKSPQKVQAVNVVADTSTDQPTTSKATRGRKSESKSPTEHTFKKPQAQKMQSKPAQSPKTVSKTPENESTSSKSTQLRKAATAASKTPTPQAETKSTQVKKPANVTPKKPQEQTKSKTAKEDTAATKSTQATPKKPSQTTAKKPQTEKTPLKSKQTSPKEATEPKTKQATKTEPATSKKTPQQKKTSADEQMGPLKQERSATPNSEPKTRRSYLRDRNSDDVDQRQTRGMQRLTRSAESRIQSKYMSPLKALQYDKKSPVKGKRSHDAVQTPKASKRKREEDNVKQEETADNRSSTTMTEDEPPPKRKVGRPRKVAQDNQRVATPEVTKKTEITQKVATQESSKQANITQKVDKQESSKQANITQKVDTPELLSSGSNASDYSYLQCAQKLPDNLTELEAFQDFRIPEVPQATPLMLSSSLNVNFFSDSEVIVVPSSIPKQEVVVINSSNEECSQQSNTQSRRTRALKRKVSKEPSQPSASTSNFGLLLGEQRARVNKSPDIFSNCSDFSQITLAQPVPQPSPFEGFKIFGSEVKQHQVKTQQSIGTQKKRERSCLDILENMFEPHKTKTNKSGINLLPMLPSPKKQLPQRRFTLLDEDIFEITNNGEFGSRLRLNSNGHVSPVFQVQQQHQQQPQATQQLQQRNKITKYLIGSGCTPEDTGQRIQALSPAQRKSPKSIKSTQSTKLTRWFGTADATTSQSAPSTPQVPADKAAAARVARSGGPTKRKQLNLFK, from the exons ATGTATCATTTGGTCTCTGAGCAAACAGCGGAATTGCGCCTCTCCGACAATGTGCTCATCGGTAATCAGACGACGCAGTATCTTAAACCCTTTCAACTGGAAGCTGTGCGTTTCCTTTACGATCGATTCTCGAAACAAGAATTTTGTATCTTCAACGATGAGAGCGGATTGGGTAAAACTGCCTCGATTGCAGCGTTCTTGAGTGGACTGAACACGTCTAAGAAGACCCTTGTGGTACTGCAGAATGATGATCACTTGTTGGCAGGCTGGCAGTTTCACCTCGGCGTTCTCACcgatctgtccgtctgtgtggTAAAGGATGTCAATG ACAGCACAGAGTCAGCGCATAGCGTTTATCTGAGCAAGTGGAGCATTCTGCGTAGTATCGGTGATCTCAGCAAGCTAAAGTTTGACTACATCATTGTGGATCATCGTGGGTTTACGTTGAACAACAGTTTTTGCAGTTCCATGCTGCTCAAGCATTATGAGGGCAAAGTCAACATTGTGATCTCTAGTGTGGACATAACG TCCGACGTTAAGCTGCTGTACAATGTGCTGCGCTTGGGCGGTTGCCTGGAACATCAGTATAAAACCATTCAAGCCTTTGAGCGCAAATTCCATCTGCCCGATGTTAAGGAAGTGCTCAGCAAACGCGTCGATCTCGAGGAATATTATAAGCAGCGCGGCGTTCTAGGCGAATATATCAA AGATTATCGCCTGCGTCGTTACCGCCATCAGTTCGAGTCTTATTTGCCATTAGTCACTGAGGAGCAATATAAGATCAATTTGTCTCGTTGGCTGGGAGaaaacaatagcaatagcacCATAAGCCAAACAACTTTAGAGTCCTCATCAGAGCCGCTTTCCACGGGCAACACAGACGAGATATCGGAGTGCCTGAGGAACATGAAGCGAGAGCCTGAATTGACAGGTGGAAATGATAATGCTGAGATATTGTCCGAGTGCAGTGATGAAGTCGTGGCCATGGAACCATTGTTCTTGCAATTGTCTGAATCAGAAGTTGAGGAAGTATCCAAAGACCGCGCCGAAACAATCGGAGATGAATGTCGCAGCCCATTCATCGATGTCGTCACAGTCTCCAGCGATGATTGCGAGATTATATCTCTATCAAATACACCGCCACCGCATCAGCCAACAAGGTCGCCAGCAACCAGAAAGAAACGGAAATTCACTAAACGTCTGCAGCAGGCGGAAAATATTGAACTTACCGAATCAGAGACAGAAGAAGCGTCGCCTTCAAGTAGCAACAGAAAGTCATTAAATGTTAGATTGTGTCGAGTGATGttgccacaaaaaaagcaCCAAGAAACGGAGAGCGCAGAACCTAGAAAGGCACCATTGAGAAAACCTGCATCGAAAAAAACAGATGAAGAGATGACTAAAAAACCATCGAATGAAATGACAACTTCAAAGTCCACAGGGGTATCACAGTCTGAGTCAGACAAGGCATCAACATCAAAGTCAAAAGAGGAACAGCAGAAGACTCCAATGAAAAAGTCACCACAGAAAGTTCAAGCTGTAAATGTTGTGGCCGATACATCGACAGATCAGCCAACAACATCAAAGGCAACGCGGGGCAGAAAATCCGAATCTAAAAGTCCAACAGAGCACACTTTTAAAAAGCCACAAGCACAGAAAATGCAATCGAAGCCAGCACAATCCCCTAAAACTGTGTCCAAGACACCAGAAAATGAATCAACGTCATCAAAGTCAACGCAGTTAAGGaaagctgcaactgcagcgtCAAAGACGCCGACGCCACAAGCGGAGACAAAGTCAACGCAAGTAAAGAAACCTGCTAATGTGACGCCAAAGAAGCCACAGGAACAGACAAAGTCTAAGACAGCAAAAGAGGATACAGCAGCAACGAAATCAACACAGGCCACGCCAAAGAAACCATCACAGACGACGGCAAAGAAGCCACAAACAGAAAAGACACCTTTGAAATCTAAACAGACTTCTCCTAAGGAGGCAACGGAACCGAAGACAAAGCAAGCTACGAAGACTGAGCCTGCTACTTCCAAGAAGACGCCACAACAGAAGAAGACCTCAGCAGACGAGCAGATGGGACCACTCAAACAAGAAAGATCAGCGACTCCCAATTCAGAGCCAAAGACGCGGCGTTCATACTTGCGCGACAGGAACTCCGATGATGTGGACCAGCGACAGACTCGTGGCATGCAACGACTGACGCGATCTGCCGAATCGCGCATACAAAGTAAATACATGTCACCTTTGAAGGCTTTGCAATATGACAAGAAAAGCCCAGTCAAAGGCAAGCGTAGCCATGATGCGGTTCAAACACCAAAAGCGAGTAAACGTAAGCGGGAGGAAGATAACGTTAAGCAGGAGGAGACAGCGGACAACAGATCATCGACAACAATGACAGAAGACGAACCACcgccaaaaagaaaagtagGTCGCCCACGAAAAGTAGCGCAGGATAATCAAAGAGTTGCCACGCCAGAGGTAACAAAGAAAACGGAGATTACTCAAAAAGTTGCCACGCAAGAGTCATCAAAGCAAGCGAATATTACTCAAAAAGTTGATAAGCAAGAGTCATCAAAGCAAGCGAATATTACTCAAAAAGTGGACACGCCAGAGCTGCTCAGTTCCGGCTCCAATGCCTCCGACTATTCGTATCTGCAGTGCGCCCAAAAGCTGCCCGACAACCTCACCGAGCTGGAGGCCTTTCAAGACTTTCGCATACCGGAGGTGCCTCAGGCGACGCCACTAATGCTGTCGTCCAGCTTGAATGTGAATTTCTTCAGCGACTCGGAGGTGATCGTTGTGCCCAGCTCCATACCCAAGCAAGAGGTTGTGGTGATCAACAGCTCGAATGAAGAGTGCTCACAACAGTCCAACACGCAAAGTCGACGCACGCGAGCCTTGAAGCGAAAGGTGTCCAAGGAACCATCACAGCCAAGCGCATCCACTTCCAATTTTGGTCTGCTGCTTGGCGAGCAGCGTGCCAGAGTCAACAAATCGCCGGACATCTTTAGCAATTGCTCCGATTTTTCGCAGATTACATTGGCGCAACCTGTGCCCCAGCCATCGCCTTTCGAAGGCTTCAAGATCTTTGGCTCCGAGGTGAAACAGCATCAAGTCAAGACGCAGCAATCAATAGGCACTCAAAAGAAGCGAGAGCGTTCTTGCCTGGACATCTTAGAGAACATGTTTGAGCCACATAAAACCAAGACCAACAAATCTGGCATCAATTTGCTGCCCATGTTGCCGAGTCCAAAgaagcagctgccacagcgtCGCTTCACTTTGCTTGACGAGGATATCTTTGAGATTACAAATAATGGCGAATTCGGCAGTCGACTGCGTCTCAACTCTAATGGCCATGTGTCGCCTGTTTttcaagtgcagcagcagcatcagcagcaaccacaagccacgcagcagttgcaacagcgcaataaaataacaaagtaCTTGATAGGGTCTGGTTGCACACCCGAGGACACTGGCCAACGTATTCAGGCGCTCAGTCCGGCACAACGCAAATCACCGAAAAGTATCAAGTCGACGCAGTCAACGAAGCTGACACGTTGGTTTGGCACCGCCGATGCGACAACCTCACAAAGTGCACCTAGCACTCCACAGGTGCCAGCTGACAAAGCAGCCGCAGCTCGTGTGGCACGAAGTGGCGGACCAACGAAGCGCAAGCAACTTAATCTCTTCAAGTGA